One genomic segment of Ricinus communis isolate WT05 ecotype wild-type chromosome 3, ASM1957865v1, whole genome shotgun sequence includes these proteins:
- the LOC8271174 gene encoding nuclear poly(A) polymerase 4 isoform X1, whose protein sequence is MVDSPSPNGATSPLQSQTTTSTTNKRYGITKPISLAGPSEADLLRNADLVKFLVDSGLYESKEENLKREEVLCRIDQIVKDWIKQLTRQRGYSDQMVDEANAVIFTFGSYRLGVHGPGADIDTLCVGPSYVNREEDFFILLHDILAEMDEITELQPVPDAHVPVMKFKFQGISIDLLYASISLPVVPEDLDISHGSVLYDVDEQTVRSLNGCRVADQILKLVPNVEHFRTTLRCLKFWAKRRGVYSNVTGFLGGVNWALLVARLCQLYPNAIPSMLVSRFFRVYTQWRWPNPVMLCAIEEDELGFPVWDPRRNPRDRFHHMPIITPAYPCMNSSYNVSISTLRVMMEQFQYGNKICEEIELNKAQWSALFEPYLFFEAYKNYLQIDIIAADADDLLAWKGWVESRLRQLTLKIERDTIGMLQCHPYPNEYIDTSKQCPHCAFFMGLQRRKGVSGQEGQQFDIRGTVEEFRQEINMYMFWKPGMDVYVSHARRRQLPAFVFPDGYKRSRTSRHPNQQAGKPSDVSATSRAGSVEGHLKRKNDHEVVDVRPDKPEKRASVSPQRLQSVSPESNTISSGRTSLVSFCEGVPLESSTVADVDSNSEGKLDRGHSDNGKVTFRGVVQVTETINHDPRISAQTSMDLDDIPIYLSKVEEAECKIMNPDPKQELLDPYATSNSINGEAPKTMGEDRIGDLVSASLQNEDNGSSKRLLSWGRGAMEVDGELVKPCNQTAVVELAESVKGSNSSSQNLNCEGDILAADSDSLLETDCLDVSRLSQSGLLENLEPNTEMVKVVNSQDGARSESLQKPVISRLGLM, encoded by the exons ATGGTGGATTCTCCGAGTCCAAATGGAGCTACGTCTCCGCTACAATCGCAAACTACTACTTCTACTACTAATAAGAGGTACGGTATCACTAAACCAATATCACTTGCAGGCCCTTCTGAGGCTGATCTTCTTCGAAATGCTGATTTGGTCAAG TTTTTGGTTGATTCGGGGCTATACGAGAGCAAAGAAGAGAATTTGAAGAGAGAAGAAGTTCTTTGCCGTATCGATCAG ATTGTAAAAGATTGGATTAAGCAATTGACACGCCAAAGAGGCTACTCAGATCAGATGGTGGACGAAGCAAATGCTGTCATTTTTACTTTTGGGTCTTACCGTCTGGGG GTACATGGTCCTGGAGCTGACATAGACACCTTATGTGTTGGACCATCTTATGTGAATCGAGAG GAAGatttcttcattcttttgcATGACATTCTGGCTGAAATGGATGAAATTACTGAGCTTCAACCAGTTCCAGATGCTCATGTCCCAGTTATGAAATTCAAGTTCCAGGGAATATCAATTGATCTTCTTTATGCAAGTATTTCACTTCCGGTTGTTCCTGAA GACCTGGACATCTCCCATGGGTCTGTGCTGTATGACGTTGATGAGCAAACTGTTCGAAGTCTTAATGGGTGTAGGGTTGCTGACCAAATTCTTAAACTTGTGCCAAATGTTGAG CACTTTCGAACAACGCTTAGATGTTTGAAGTTCTGGGCTAAAAGACGTGGAGTGTATTCAAAT GTTACTGGATTTCTCGGTGGTGTAAATTGGGCTCTTTTAGTTGCACGGTTGTGCCAGCTTTATCCCAATGCAATTCCTAGTATGCTAGTTTCTCGATTTTTCAGAGTCTATACGCAATGGCGCTGGCCAAACCCTGTGATGTTATGTGCAATTGAAGAAGATGAACTTGGCTTTCCTGTATGGGATCCTCGTAGAAACCCACGGGACCGATTTCATCATATGCCAATAATAACACCTGCATATCCTTGCATGAATTCTAGCTATAATGTTTCAATAAGTACTCTTCGAGTAATGATGGAGCAATTTCAGTATGGTAATAAGATCTGTGAG GAGATTGAGCTGAACAAGGCTCAATGGAGTGCTCTGTTTGAGCCTTATCTTTTCTTTGAGGCATACAAAAACTACCTTCAGATAGACATTATTGCCGCAGACGCTGATGATTTGCTGGCTTGGAAAGGCTGGGTGGAGTCTCGGCTTAGACAACTTACCTTGAAG ATAGAAAGAGATACAATTGGGATGCTGCAGTGCCATCCTTATCCAAATGAGTACATAGACACATCCAAGCAATGTCCTCATTGTGCTTTCTTCATGGGCTTACAGAGGAGAAAGGGAGTAAGCGGTCAAGAAGGCCAGCAATTTGATATACGCGGAACAGTTGAGGAGTTTAGGCAAGAGATAAACATGTATATGTTTTGGAAACCAGGAATGGATGTTTATGTTTCCCATGCTCGTAGGAGGCAGCTTCCGGCGTTTGTTTTCCCTGATGGGTATAAAAGGTCTCGCACATCGAGGCATCCGAACCAGCAGGCTGGCAAACCTAGTGATGTTTCTGCAACATCCCGGGCTGGGTCTGTTGAGGGACATCTTAAGAGAAAAAATGATCATGAAGTGGTTGACGTGAGACCAGATAAACCAGAGAAACGGGCTTCTGTAAGCCCACAAAGGCTGCAGTCTGTTTCTCCAGAAAGTAATACTATTAGCTCTGGCAGAACATCACTGGTTAGCTTTTGTGAAGGGGTGCCACTAGAGTCTTCAACCGTTGCAGATGTTGATAGCAATTCTGAGGGAAAATTAGATAGAGGGCATTCAGACAATGGAAAAGTTACCTTCAGGGGTGTTGTGCAGGTGACTGAAACTATTAATCATGATCCTAGGATAAGTGCACAGACTTCTATGGATTTGGATGATATTCCAATATATCTGAGTAAGGTAGAAGAAGCTGAATGCAAAATCATGAACCCAGACCCCAAGCAAGAGTTGCTTGATCCATATGCAACATCAAATTCTATAAATGGGGAAGCACCTAAGACCATGGGTGAAGACAGAATTGGGGATCTGGTGTCAGCTTCCTTGCAGAATGAGGATAATGGATCTTCCAAGAGATTGTTAAGTTGGGGAAGGGGTGCTATGGAGGTTGATGGAGAGCTAGTCAAACCATGTAATCAGACTGCGGTTGTAGAACTTGCTGAAAGTGTTAAAGGTTCAAATTCCAGCAGTCAGAACCTCAATTGTGAG GGTGATATACTTGCTGCTGATTCAGATTCACTGCTGGAGACTGATTGTTTAGATGTGAGCAGATTATCGCAAAGTGGCTTGCTCGAAAATTTAGAG CCAAATACTGAAATGGTGAAGGTTGTAAATTCTCAAGATGGTGCTAGGTCAGAATCTTTGCAGAAGCCAGTGATAAG CAGGTTGGGCCTGATGTGA
- the LOC8271174 gene encoding nuclear poly(A) polymerase 2 isoform X2 encodes MCWTILCESRDFFILLHDILAEMDEITELQPVPDAHVPVMKFKFQGISIDLLYASISLPVVPEDLDISHGSVLYDVDEQTVRSLNGCRVADQILKLVPNVEHFRTTLRCLKFWAKRRGVYSNVTGFLGGVNWALLVARLCQLYPNAIPSMLVSRFFRVYTQWRWPNPVMLCAIEEDELGFPVWDPRRNPRDRFHHMPIITPAYPCMNSSYNVSISTLRVMMEQFQYGNKICEEIELNKAQWSALFEPYLFFEAYKNYLQIDIIAADADDLLAWKGWVESRLRQLTLKIERDTIGMLQCHPYPNEYIDTSKQCPHCAFFMGLQRRKGVSGQEGQQFDIRGTVEEFRQEINMYMFWKPGMDVYVSHARRRQLPAFVFPDGYKRSRTSRHPNQQAGKPSDVSATSRAGSVEGHLKRKNDHEVVDVRPDKPEKRASVSPQRLQSVSPESNTISSGRTSLVSFCEGVPLESSTVADVDSNSEGKLDRGHSDNGKVTFRGVVQVTETINHDPRISAQTSMDLDDIPIYLSKVEEAECKIMNPDPKQELLDPYATSNSINGEAPKTMGEDRIGDLVSASLQNEDNGSSKRLLSWGRGAMEVDGELVKPCNQTAVVELAESVKGSNSSSQNLNCEGDILAADSDSLLETDCLDVSRLSQSGLLENLEPNTEMVKVVNSQDGARSESLQKPVISRLGLM; translated from the exons ATGTGTTGGACCATCTTATGTGAATCGAGAG atttcttcattcttttgcATGACATTCTGGCTGAAATGGATGAAATTACTGAGCTTCAACCAGTTCCAGATGCTCATGTCCCAGTTATGAAATTCAAGTTCCAGGGAATATCAATTGATCTTCTTTATGCAAGTATTTCACTTCCGGTTGTTCCTGAA GACCTGGACATCTCCCATGGGTCTGTGCTGTATGACGTTGATGAGCAAACTGTTCGAAGTCTTAATGGGTGTAGGGTTGCTGACCAAATTCTTAAACTTGTGCCAAATGTTGAG CACTTTCGAACAACGCTTAGATGTTTGAAGTTCTGGGCTAAAAGACGTGGAGTGTATTCAAAT GTTACTGGATTTCTCGGTGGTGTAAATTGGGCTCTTTTAGTTGCACGGTTGTGCCAGCTTTATCCCAATGCAATTCCTAGTATGCTAGTTTCTCGATTTTTCAGAGTCTATACGCAATGGCGCTGGCCAAACCCTGTGATGTTATGTGCAATTGAAGAAGATGAACTTGGCTTTCCTGTATGGGATCCTCGTAGAAACCCACGGGACCGATTTCATCATATGCCAATAATAACACCTGCATATCCTTGCATGAATTCTAGCTATAATGTTTCAATAAGTACTCTTCGAGTAATGATGGAGCAATTTCAGTATGGTAATAAGATCTGTGAG GAGATTGAGCTGAACAAGGCTCAATGGAGTGCTCTGTTTGAGCCTTATCTTTTCTTTGAGGCATACAAAAACTACCTTCAGATAGACATTATTGCCGCAGACGCTGATGATTTGCTGGCTTGGAAAGGCTGGGTGGAGTCTCGGCTTAGACAACTTACCTTGAAG ATAGAAAGAGATACAATTGGGATGCTGCAGTGCCATCCTTATCCAAATGAGTACATAGACACATCCAAGCAATGTCCTCATTGTGCTTTCTTCATGGGCTTACAGAGGAGAAAGGGAGTAAGCGGTCAAGAAGGCCAGCAATTTGATATACGCGGAACAGTTGAGGAGTTTAGGCAAGAGATAAACATGTATATGTTTTGGAAACCAGGAATGGATGTTTATGTTTCCCATGCTCGTAGGAGGCAGCTTCCGGCGTTTGTTTTCCCTGATGGGTATAAAAGGTCTCGCACATCGAGGCATCCGAACCAGCAGGCTGGCAAACCTAGTGATGTTTCTGCAACATCCCGGGCTGGGTCTGTTGAGGGACATCTTAAGAGAAAAAATGATCATGAAGTGGTTGACGTGAGACCAGATAAACCAGAGAAACGGGCTTCTGTAAGCCCACAAAGGCTGCAGTCTGTTTCTCCAGAAAGTAATACTATTAGCTCTGGCAGAACATCACTGGTTAGCTTTTGTGAAGGGGTGCCACTAGAGTCTTCAACCGTTGCAGATGTTGATAGCAATTCTGAGGGAAAATTAGATAGAGGGCATTCAGACAATGGAAAAGTTACCTTCAGGGGTGTTGTGCAGGTGACTGAAACTATTAATCATGATCCTAGGATAAGTGCACAGACTTCTATGGATTTGGATGATATTCCAATATATCTGAGTAAGGTAGAAGAAGCTGAATGCAAAATCATGAACCCAGACCCCAAGCAAGAGTTGCTTGATCCATATGCAACATCAAATTCTATAAATGGGGAAGCACCTAAGACCATGGGTGAAGACAGAATTGGGGATCTGGTGTCAGCTTCCTTGCAGAATGAGGATAATGGATCTTCCAAGAGATTGTTAAGTTGGGGAAGGGGTGCTATGGAGGTTGATGGAGAGCTAGTCAAACCATGTAATCAGACTGCGGTTGTAGAACTTGCTGAAAGTGTTAAAGGTTCAAATTCCAGCAGTCAGAACCTCAATTGTGAG GGTGATATACTTGCTGCTGATTCAGATTCACTGCTGGAGACTGATTGTTTAGATGTGAGCAGATTATCGCAAAGTGGCTTGCTCGAAAATTTAGAG CCAAATACTGAAATGGTGAAGGTTGTAAATTCTCAAGATGGTGCTAGGTCAGAATCTTTGCAGAAGCCAGTGATAAG CAGGTTGGGCCTGATGTGA